The following coding sequences are from one Triticum dicoccoides isolate Atlit2015 ecotype Zavitan chromosome 4A, WEW_v2.0, whole genome shotgun sequence window:
- the LOC119285180 gene encoding importin-4-like, whose product MAQSLELLLIQFLMPDNDARRQAEEQIRRLARDPQVVPALVHHLRTAKTPNVRQLAAVLLRKKITSHWPKLPPHAKASLKQALIDSITLDNSHLVRRASANVVSIIAKYAVPAGEWQELLPFLFQCSQSPQEEHREVALILFSSLTETIGTTFQSHLNDLQPILLKCLQDETSSRVRIAALKAVGSFIEYVNEGGDIVKMFRDFVPSILNVSRQCLANGDDDVASIAFEIFDELIESPAPLLGDSVRSIVQFSLEVCSNQDMEINIRQQAIQIISWLVKFKASFLKKNKLIVPILQVMCPLLTETANEDEDSDLAADRSAAEVIDTMAINLPRHVFGPVLEFASVNFRHVNPKYREAAVTSLGVVSEGCSEHFKDKLEECLKVVLEALKDQEQMVRGAASFALGQFAEHLQPEILSHYESVLPCILNALEDPSDEVKEKSYYALAAFCEDMGEDILPYLEPLICRLVISLQSSPRNLQETCMSAIGSVAAAAEQAFIPYAEKVLEMMKGFMVLTKDEDLCARARATEVVGIVAMAVGRTRMEAILPPFIEAAISGFGLDYSELREYTHGFFSNVAEILDDSFSQYLPHVVPLAFSSCNLDDGSAVDIDDADGVDNGFSGVSSDDDDDDEPRVRNISVRTGVLDEKAAATQAIGFFALHAKSAYAPYLEESLKILIKHSGYFHEDVRLQAIISLKHILTALRAIPAHPDILEKQKDVLDTIMSIYIKTMTEDDDKEVVAQACMSVADIMKDCGFAAVELYMPRLAEATLALLRQESCCQQVESDGEDDGDIDHDEVLMDAVSDLLPAFAKVMRSYFDPIFAKLFDPLMKFAKSPHPPQDKTMVVATLAEVAQEMGAPISAYVDKIMPLALKELASSEATNRRNAAFCVGELCKNSGAAALKYYPDILQGLHRLFANSEQDLAVRDNAAGAIARMIMVQPQSIPLNQVLPVFIKALPLKEDHEESMAVYSCLCNLLLSSHPQILTLVPDVIHVFAQVVVSPDESDEVKTTIGKAVSHLISVYGQQMQPILSALPPAHANALAAFASRR is encoded by the exons ATGGCGCAGTCACTGGAGCTCCTGCTAATCCAGTTCCTGATGCCGGACAACGACGCGCGGcgccaggcggaggagcagatccggCGGCTGGCGCGGGACCCGCAGGTCGTGCCGGCGCTCGTTCACCACCTCCGCACCGCCAAGACCCCCAACGTCCGCCAGCTCGCCGCCGTGCTCCTCCGCAAGAAGATCACCTCCCACTGGCCCAAGCTTCCACCGCACGCCAAGGCTTCCCTAAAGCAGGCCCTCATCGACTCCATCACCCTCGACAACAG TCATCTTGTAAGGAGAGCTAGTGCAAATGTCGTGAGCATTATTGCTAAGTATGCTGTCCCTGCAGGAGAGTGGCAAGAGCTGTTACCGTTCCTTTTCCAATGCAGCCAAAGTCCACAAGAAGAACATAGGGAA GTAGCTTTAATTCTTTTTAGCTCCCTTACTGAAACTATTGGGACTACGTTTCAATCTCATCTGAATGATTTGCAACCTATTTTACTGAAATGCCTGCAAGATGAGACCAGCTCTCGAGTCAGAATCGCTGCCCTAAA GGCCGTTGGATCCTTCATAGAGTATGTCAATGAAGGAGGAGACATT GTAAAGATGTTCCGAGACTTTGTTCCCAGTATCTTGAATGTATCAAGGCAATGTCTTGCTAATGGCGATGATGATGTTGCTTCCATTGCCTTTGAAATATTCGACGAACTAATTGAATCTCCTGCACCACTTCTTGGAGATTCAGTGAGATCAATTGTGCAGTTCTCGCTTGAAGTTTGCTCAAACCAAGATATGGAAATAAATATAAGGCAACAG GCTATTCAGATAATCTCATGGCTTGTAAAATTTAAAGCATCTTTCTTAAAAAAGAACAAGCTGATTGTACCTATTCTACAAGTTATGTGCCCCTTGCTTACAGAAACAGCTaatgaagatgaagactctgatttAGCGGCAGATCGTTCTGCAGCCGAAGTCATTGATACAATGGCTATCAACTTACCAAGACACGTTTTTGGTCCAGTTCTTGAATTCGCTTCTGTGAATTTTCGTCATGTTAATCCCAAGTATCGTGAGGCTGCTGTTACTTCACTGGGTGTTGTCTCAGAAGGTTGTTCTGAACATTTTAAGGATAAGTTAGAAGAATGTCTCAAAGTTGTTTTAGAAGCTTTAAAGGATCAAGAGCAAATGGTTAGAGGCGCTGCATCATTTGCTCTTGGTCAGTTTGCTGAACACTTGCAGCCAGAAATTTTATCTCACTATGAGAGTGTACTTCCATGCATCTTAAATGCACTTGAAGATCCATCAGATGAAGTTAAG GAGAAATCTTATTATGCACTGGCGGCGTTCTGTGAAGATATGGGTGAAGATATCCTACCATATCTGGAACCTTTGATATGCAGATTAGTTATATCTTTGCAGAGCAGTCCTCGGAACCTGCAAGAGACATGCATG TCTGCAATTGGCTCTGTAGCAGCTGCTGCAGAACAGGCATTTATCCCATATGCAGAGAAGGTTCTTGAAATGATGAAAGGCTTTATGGTGCTCACTAAGGATGAAGATTTGTGTGCACGAGCTAGGGCTACTGAGGTTGTTGGGATAGTAGCGATGGCAGTTGGCAGAACCAGAATGGAAGCCATATTACCTCCTTTTATTGAGGCTGCTATTTCT GGTTTTGGATTGGATTATAGTGAGCTAAGGGAGTACACTCATGGGTTTTTTAGCAACGTTGCTGAGATTCTGGATGATAGTTTCTCACAG TATCTCCCTCATGTTGTGCCTCTTGCATTTTCCTCGTGCAACTTGGATGATGGTTCTGCTGTGGACATTGATGATGCTGATGGTGTTGACAATGGATTTAGTGGTGTTtcctctgatgatgatgatgatgatgagccaaGAGTTAGAAATATCAGCGTGAGGACTGGAGTGTTAGATGAGAAAGCTGCTGCAACTCAGGCTATTGGATTTTTTGCACTTCACGCAAAGAGTGCCTATGCCCC GTACTTGGAGGAGTCGTTGAAAATTTTAATCAAGCACAGTGGGTATTTTCATGAAGATGTCAGGCTTCAGGCTATTATTTCCTTAAAAC ACATCCTAACTGCATTAAGGGCAATACCTGCACATCCT GATATACTAGAGAAACAGAAGGATGTTCTTG ATACTATTATGAGCATCTATATCAAGACCATGACAGAGGATGACGATAAAGAAGTAGTTGCACAAGCTTGCATGAGTGTAGCTGATATCATGAAAGATTGTGGTTTTGCTGCTGTTGAACTTT ATATGCCACGGCTTGCTGAGGCAACACTTGCTCTGTTGCGTCAAGAATCATGCTGTCAGCAAGTCGAGTCGGATGGCGAAGATGATGGTGACATCGATCATGATGAAGTCCTCATGGACGCAGTTTCAGATCTTTTGCCTGCTTTTGCAAAAGTGATGCGATCTTACTTTGATCCTATCTTTGCGAAGTTATTTGACCCCCTAATGAAATTTGCT AAATCTCCACATCCTCCCCAAGACAAGACTATGGTTGTCGCCACTCTAGCTGAGGTCGCTCAAGAAATGGGTGCTCCAATTTCTGCTTATGTTGAT AAGATAATGCCTTTGGCGTTGAAAGAACTTGCATCTTCTGAGGCTACGAATAGGAGAAATGCCGCTTTCTGTGTTGGCGAGCTATGCAAGAACAGCGGTGCTGCAGCACTGAA ATATTACCCGGATATACTGCAGGGTCTGCACCGTTTGTTTGCTAATTCCGAACAAGACCTTGCAGTTAGAGATAATGCGGCCGGTGCTATTGCTAGAATGATAATGGTGCAACCTCAGTCAATTCCTCTCAACCAG GTTCTTCCAGTGTTTATCAAAGCTTTGCCACTAAAAGAAGATCACGAAGAATCAATGGCTGTCTATAGCTGCTTATGTAATTTGTTACTATCATCACATCCCCAG